A region of the Corticium candelabrum chromosome 4, ooCorCand1.1, whole genome shotgun sequence genome:
TCCCTACAtatagcctcgaacttccagaccagagtgcgcgCGAAACGCGAGAAGTCTGTTTACGAATTAGATGGACTCGTGCCTGAGGGTTGGACCTTAGCTAAACAGATTATCAAGAAAGccggatgttatgtttgtataagAAGCTATCTTAGACTGATTGCATTCttagcgtgtgttgtcacGAGGACGCAAACCACTAGATATGGTGATTTGAAGTAAACCCTAACGAAGAGTCAGatgctgttagactaccatttagcatcgctattgataaatactttcgaaatcattttagaATCAATTTTAGGACCAATTTGTTAAATGGCGTCTGaagctaaattaattagagtTAACCTAGGTTAGAAACGTCGTGTGAAAGCACCCTTTGTGCCAGTGTCCCATGAGAAATTATGTCCCATATTTGACCCCCTAACTTCGTCGGATCTTCATagtcttatatatatataaccagGTAACTTCGCCAGACTTGAAAGTCTGGCCCCGGCGCGAGGATCGGAGCCCAAGTATGCGAACCGTACCGTGCTGCAGGAGATGGTCATCAGACCGAGACTCCGACCTCCGGCCTTTCACGTTGGAATACCAACGGAGATATGGGTGGGAGGGCAAGGAACAGCAAATTTTCTGAAGCGTTGACGCTTGCAATTGCTACAATAACCGCAACCCTCCTGCAGTGCCAAGTCTAGAGTACTTCGCGCGGGTAACTCCGCCCGTAGCTACAACGCGCGCTAGCGGTGCCGCTAGCGCGCACGACTCCGGGTGGAGTCGACTCTGTAACGATGTTAGACAACattagatccgggactctacaTGTATGATGacagaaagggtctggctacgcgagacccTACGTAGCCCCTGTGGTTCCTACGCCTAGGCCCGGGCACGCGCTCTACCACTGCAGGGCTACCCACGCTTAGAGGTGAGAAAGACGAAACCCTTCTGGTATTTCAGCTGCTGCAGCAGATGTAGAGAGTAGAATGGATTGGCATGGTCTAGATGACACGTGAACGATAGGTACGATAACCCCATCTTTAACTAAGTTAGAATCTTTCGTAGATTTAGCTAAGGAGCGGATGCTACAAATGTTGCAATTGCATTGCAATGCGTCTTCTACGTCAAGTTTCTGAATTAGGAATATGTCTACACCATGCTACACGGTCACCCTAAAAACTTCTTTTTAGtttcttaataattaattaattaattagcaaacacGGATGCTTTTTTAGTATGAACTACAAGAGAGTGAAAGAGAACAGAGATCGAGTAGTACACTTGGAAGTTTTTAGTAGCTATCTAGACTAATGCAAAGACTCAAGTGTTAGTTCAATGCAGGAAAGAGAATTCTGTAATTTCAGGCGTACACAGCAGATAACTCAAAACATGCAAGCAGTGACATTGTGCATGCTTGAAAATGTTTCGccatgcacgtccatcgttGAATCTTCTACTAGCTTTGAATTGTTGGTCTGCAGGAGTTGCTGTCGTCAAGACAGTCGCAGGAGGTGGAGACGTACACATAGGCGAAAAAAGTGACTGCGTCGACGAAAAACGAACTATGGATGGCGTTGGCTCTGACGCTCGATTTAACTACCCGTGGGGTATCGCCTACGATGGGATCACTCACTCGCTTTACGTCGCTGACTGTGTAAGCAGCCGTAGAACGAAGCTGCAGGGCAATTGTAAGCGTGCACAATTATTATGCCGTATTGCGTACGCAGGGCTGTCCAAACACCAAACACAGCAATGATCGCATTCGAGCAATCAATCTTCCTACACGTAAGACTTTCTTACAATTTGAAAATTCTATGTGCGCTATTGACTGCATGTATAGTTGCTGTAGCGACACTTGCTGGTGCTCGGCAGGGCTATCTAGATGGGAAAGGAATTGCGGCCCAGTTTTTCCACTCAGCTGGTATGTGCATTTGGTCTTTCGGCTATGGTTCACTCTAGGATACAGCCTTACATTGTAGGAATGTGTGTTCATCATCGAGACCGGCAGATCTTCATAGCAGACAGCGTATGATCAAAGAATAATTATACTATTAGCGGTTTATCTGTAGACAAAATAGTtcataattaatttgtttttgttgtctaaGGGCAACAACTGCGTTCGACGGGTCAGTATAAATACAGGTGCCACTTTGATACATAAACAATTTAGATTGAAATTGATATCCACCTCGTTCTAAGGTGACGTCATAACGTTCGTTGGCAGCAGACAACCCGGGTTCCAAAATGGTGTCGGCCAACAAGCCGGTTTATATAATCCACAAGGCATATGTCTCGATGAAGGCAGGGATATCCTCTACATAGCCGATACAGTGAAGAACTTCAAGAAATTGTGTGGTCATCTCTTCATTCTTGCTTTATCTTAATTTCTAGGACAACCATCTAATTAGAAGAGTCCTTTTGTTGAAACGTCAGTACGCTAAAGTCTTCGTACAAATTAATTTGTGACTACTTTGAGTATAGGATTAGTGCATACGATAGCTGGTCAGGCCAGAAGAAAAGGCAACGCCGATGGTTATGGTGACACAGCTCTTTTCTATCATCCGACCGGTTTGGCTTATGATTCTACTCACGACATCCTATACGTGACCGATCACGTAAGATTTTCAACTGCATGTGTACTGTATAGCCGTCGGCCGGTGATGTAACTAACACTACATCTCATTGCTTGCAGTACAATCACCTTATCCGACGAATACTATACCCGGATACCAATCGTATACTCCGTATTCATCAGACCTTGCTGTGCAAccgtttgtctatctatctatctgtctagcTTACGTGTCTACCCTGGCGGGAAGCGTGCAAGGATATCGGGATGGCACTGGCATCCTGGCACACTTTAACTATCCCGAAGGCGTGGCGTTCGATCGTATACATCGCGTACTATACGTTGCTGATTTTGTAAGTCGGACAGAAACATACATAAATGTACTTTGTAGCGAGCATGTTCCAATGAGAATTTGTTTATTCTAGGACAACAACGCTGTTAGAATTGTCCATGAAGACGGTTTGTAAATCGATATCGAATAAAAACGGCGCGATTCAATCGTTTGTGTATCTATAGGTCATGTGACAACACTAGCCGGAGGTCAACAGGGTGCATTGGACGGTATCGCAACTGAGGCGACATTCTATCACCCAACTGGCCTCACTTTTGATGCAACCAACAATACTTTATATATCACCGACCAGGTATTCAACATCTACGTCTATCCCGTTATTGCTTAACTGCTTCAAATGCGTTTATTACCGACAGTACAATCACAAGATACGCAGCATAACCACGCTAGGGGCAACGATAAGTCTGCATCAAGGGAATCGAATGCCGATATGTGAGTAGCAATCTTAGTatgtattattgtgtgatgcaATCCAAGTGTATGATGATTGGCACTAAACGTGTTTGCTGTCGTTTGAAAGATGGCTACGGGATGCTACTGACTGCAGTCATAGTAGTGGTCGCAATACTAGCAAGAAGACGTGAACTAATGCGTCTCGTCATGTAAATGGCTTATTTCGTCACTTTGAGGTCGACTGGGTTATGTTTTAATCCGTGCAGTCAATGATAATCGAATCATTGTCGCTATTTCATGAGACGATTATAGattatgaattaattaaggaaaagGTATGCTAAAAGATCGTACATTAAAAGAAACAGCTAGATCTGTGTTGTTCGTCACCTAGTGCATCAGCCGCTAACATACCTCCCACACTGCCTCCTCTTGCTAGCTTTTCTTCGGCTTCGACTGCTTCCTGCTGCATCCGTGCTCGCATCCGGGCATCGACTGCCACAGTGAGGGACAACCCGACGCACCATGCGCACGTGTCCGTGTCGTAAGGCATGTAGACGCATGAAGGAGACGCAGAAAAGCGTCCGGCGTGTGCAGCAATACAGTCAATGTCTAGAGTAACCTAGACACATGCATAAACAGTGTGACAATTCGACCGAAATATTTGACGAGGAAATGCGAACTTTAATCTTTGCCGGAAGCAACTCGAAGCAAAAGAAAATCGCTTCGTCCTCGATTGCGTAGGATGTGAGTAAGTCTTCATCTCTATACACtcaagtacatgcatgtaagGTTCTCAGTAAGTATGACGTTTCATCTTGTGCTTACCCGATCAACGAGTCGAGTACGTCTCGTTTAATATCAAGAGCTGCCGGTACACAAATCTTACAAACGACCAGTTCCAGTGCCTCGTCGCTGTGATTTCTTAAAGTGACGTCAAGTGTACACGTGCTTCCTTTAACTTTGATGTCGTCGGCAATGAAAACGACAATATCTAACTTTCCATCATTTCTCGATTCGGGTAATCTACatgaacacatgcacacacgatATTAAGCATAAAATAGTTCAGATTGTTCCAATTGAAAGCAATACTAGAACAAGTATCGTACGTTTTCGTTCGGTATTTGTATTGAACGCAGAAAGGAAGAAAGCCGTCTTCGGGACTTTCCGCAAGCTCCACTTTGACAGCGACGTCATTCGAGTTCGTCGAATCAATACGAGAGCGAATAATAGAGGACATCGGATGAGGCACGGTCAGCGTCTCGGGTTCGTCGTCGTTCACAGTCGCTCGTACTTTCCACTGCTTTGGCTTGTCCTCCTCTGATTCTGTTTCGTCATCCGAGTTGTCGCCATGATGTGGCGTCCGGAAACCAAACTTACTGTGGTAAGCAATCAGTGCTTTCACTGCCATTGCCGTACACTAGACGATATCAACAATTAAATGACAGCTATAGCAAACAGCTCGACCGTTGCATGCTTGACTAGTAGTTTAGCTGTTTAACGTACGTGTCCTGATCCGAAATTGCCTTTGTTACAGTTGGCCATGAGCCATCGGAAAGCGAGGATGGGGCAACCACTGTCTCCTCCTCTTTTGAGCCAACACAACAAGGCAAGACTAGTGACCGCAACAACTAAGTGTCATATGCTGAAAGCAAAGAATTGTGTACTACACGTACCTTGTTGTTTCTACGTCTCTTGCTGTTTCTCCCATTGGTATTAGAGTGGTGTGAGCGCCTGACACTCGACCGTCGTCCTTCTGCCAGTTGACTAATCTGTCGGCCGCCAGATGCCCCGCTTCTGTATCTCCATAGTTGTATAGAGCAAGACATGTAAGACTCAAGCGGTACGGATCTCGCAACTGCGCAACATGAGCTTTGGCAG
Encoded here:
- the LOC134178098 gene encoding NHL repeat-containing protein 2-like, encoding MYLVSLWIFLFVPITSSFEPGVAVVKTVAGGGDVHIGEKSDCVDEKRTMDGVGSDARFNYPWGIAYDGITHSLYVADCGCPNTKHSNDRIRAINLPTLAVATLAGARQGYLDGKGIAAQFFHSAGMCVHHRDRQIFIADSGNNCVRRVSINTGDVITFVGSRQPGFQNGVGQQAGLYNPQGICLDEGRDILYIADTDNHLIRRVLLLKRLVHTIAGQARRKGNADGYGDTALFYHPTGLAYDSTHDILYVTDHYNHLIRRILYPDTNPYVSTLAGSVQGYRDGTGILAHFNYPEGVAFDRIHRVLYVADFDNNAVRIVHEDGHVTTLAGGQQGALDGIATEATFYHPTGLTFDATNNTLYITDQYNHKIRSITTLGATISLHQGNRMPIYGYGMLLTAVIVVVAILARRRELMRLVM